A genomic window from Salvia hispanica cultivar TCC Black 2014 chromosome 5, UniMelb_Shisp_WGS_1.0, whole genome shotgun sequence includes:
- the LOC125190768 gene encoding protein SOMBRERO-like, which produces MMGGGNGALSVPPGFRFHPTDEELLYYYLKKKVSYEPIDFDVIREVDLNKLEPWDLKEKCRIGSGPQNEWYFFSHKDKKYPTGTRTNRATAAGFWKATGRDKAIHMSNSRRIGMRKTLVFYTGRAPHGHKTDWIMHEYRLDDDNAPHHDHIQEDGWVICRVFKKKNLSRGFQAEMEQEEPMVPFHNHAVGGCTLEPAFNQNLPQLLSPEQAGVSSSFMSSLPLMDLNILRPTPGAGPSFIQHEKLTGDWSFLDKLLTTQQSVDHINKFADLRFPFPYHGLEHDFSKFSK; this is translated from the exons ATGATGGGAGGTGGAAATGGAGCGCTGTCAGTTCCACCGGGATTCCGATTCCATCCAACAGATGAGGAATTACTCTATTATTACCTCAAGAAGAAGGTTTCATACGAACCTATCGACTTTGATGTCATTAGAGAAGTCGATCTCAACAAACTCGAGCCATGGGACCTCAAAG AGAAATGTAGAATTGGGTCGGGTCCCCAAAACGAATGGTACTTCTTCAGCCACAAGGACAAAAAGTACCCTACGGGAACCCGAACAAACCGGGCAACGGCCGCTGGTTTCTGGAAGGCGACCGGAAGAGACAAGGCAATCCACATGAGCAACTCAAGGAGGATCGGGATGAGGAAAACCCTAGTTTTCTACACGGGCCGAGCCCCCCACGGCCACAAGACCGATTGGATCATGCACGAATACCGCCTAGACGACGACAACGCTCCTCACCATGACCACATCCAA GAGGACGGATGGGTGATATGTAGGGTTTTCAAGAAGAAAAACCTGAGCCGCGGGTTTCAGGCGGAGATGGAGCAAGAGGAGCCGATGGTACCTTTCCATAACCACGCAGTGGGTGGTTGTACCTTGGAGCCCGCATTCAACCAGAATCTCCCGCAATTACTGAGCCCCGAGCAAGCGGGCGTTTCGTCCTCATTCATGTCGTCGCTTCCACTGATGGATCTAAATATCCTCCGTCCAACGCCGGGCGCAGGGCCTTCCTTCATCCAACATGAGAAGCTCACCGGAGACTGGTCGTTTCTGGATAAGCTTCTCACAACTCAGCAGAGCGTGGATCACATCAACAAGTTTGCTGATCTGCGCTTTCCCTTTCCATATCATGGTCTCGAACACGATTTCTCCAAATTTTCCAAGTAG
- the LOC125187305 gene encoding uncharacterized protein LOC125187305 — translation MSGAQGAQPPESFTATTYESVEGGQNKTRFDPRSKEDAGGIQIEKIQDKVEDAAGLGGPVFGAGKDDDDNKDDLGVTGTA, via the coding sequence ATGTCGGGAGCACAAGGAGCACAGCCGCCGGAATCATTCACGGCGACGACGTACGAGTCGGTGGAAGGTGGTCAGAACAAGACTCGGTTTGATCCGCGGTCCAAGGAGGACGCCGGTGGGATTCAAATCGAGAAAATTCAGGATAAAGTGGAGGACGCGGCCGGCTTGGGCGGACCTGTGTTTGGAGCTGGCAAGGACGACGACGACAATAAGGATGATTTGGGCGTTACCGGCACCGCCTAG